A genome region from Tolypothrix sp. PCC 7712 includes the following:
- a CDS encoding ABC transporter ATP-binding protein → MKIGLKQFGDLLIDYLKPQKGRVVKFAIALLASIGLQLLNPQILRNFIDTAVAGGSVQKLFLAAFLFIGVAILTQLMSIAATYYGENVAWTATNALRADLVEHCLKLDLSFHKMTTPGELVERVDGDIQNLSKFFSKFSVYILGSLLLILGVIVVMFAEDWRAGMAISLFAITALSTLISLRSIAVPYWGSYRQVNAEFFGFLGEQLTGIEDIRANGAKSYVMHRFYQILQRWLPTYHKARFADTILWTTTNGIFTLGNVIALAVALYLWNQKAISIGTAYIFFYYTTLLSEPIEQIRTQLEDLQQAEASIYRIQDLFQVRSPLSVGGEQKLSHGALSVTFANVSFSYSDVKGQASTRLRITKPNTKPELILQDISFHLPPGHVLGLLGRTGSGKTTLARLLLRLYDAQSGIISLGNVPINQTPLTDLPQHVGLVTQNVQLFQTTVRNNLTFFNQNISDERIYETLEMLGLSAWLHSLPKDLDTELGPDSSGLSAGQAQLLAFARVFLKDPGLVILDEASSRLDPITEKLIEKAIDRLLIGRTGIIIAHRLATVQRANQILILDKGRVSEYGLRDELMQNSHSRFAQLLKTGLTDLLV, encoded by the coding sequence ATGAAAATTGGTCTAAAACAGTTTGGGGATTTATTAATAGACTATCTCAAGCCTCAAAAGGGGCGCGTTGTCAAGTTTGCGATCGCGCTATTAGCTAGTATTGGCTTGCAGTTGCTCAACCCGCAAATTCTACGTAATTTCATTGATACAGCTGTAGCAGGCGGTTCAGTGCAGAAATTATTCTTAGCCGCATTTCTGTTTATTGGCGTAGCTATATTAACGCAATTAATGTCAATTGCCGCTACATACTACGGCGAAAACGTTGCTTGGACAGCCACTAATGCCTTACGTGCCGATTTAGTGGAGCATTGTCTGAAACTCGATTTATCTTTTCACAAGATGACTACACCTGGTGAATTAGTAGAACGAGTAGACGGAGATATTCAAAATCTTTCTAAGTTTTTCTCGAAATTTAGCGTTTACATCTTAGGTAGTTTGCTACTGATTTTGGGTGTAATTGTGGTGATGTTCGCCGAAGATTGGCGAGCTGGGATGGCTATTTCATTGTTCGCCATTACAGCATTATCTACTCTAATTAGTCTGCGTTCCATCGCCGTTCCCTATTGGGGAAGCTATCGCCAAGTCAACGCAGAGTTTTTTGGGTTTTTAGGTGAGCAATTAACTGGTATTGAAGACATCAGAGCAAACGGTGCAAAAAGTTATGTGATGCACCGCTTCTATCAGATTCTGCAACGCTGGCTACCAACCTATCACAAAGCCCGCTTTGCAGATACAATCCTCTGGACGACAACTAACGGTATCTTTACTCTAGGTAATGTGATTGCTTTAGCTGTAGCTCTCTACCTTTGGAATCAAAAAGCAATTTCCATCGGCACTGCATACATATTTTTCTATTACACTACACTTTTAAGCGAACCAATTGAGCAAATCCGCACTCAGTTAGAAGATTTGCAACAAGCGGAAGCTAGTATCTATCGTATTCAAGACTTATTTCAAGTGCGATCGCCACTGAGTGTTGGAGGTGAACAGAAACTATCTCATGGCGCACTTTCTGTGACATTTGCCAATGTCTCATTCAGCTATAGCGATGTCAAAGGACAAGCCTCTACGAGGCTACGCATCACAAAGCCAAATACAAAACCAGAATTAATCCTGCAAGATATATCTTTTCATTTACCACCCGGCCATGTGTTGGGGCTATTAGGACGTACAGGTAGCGGTAAAACCACACTAGCGCGCCTATTACTCAGGTTATATGACGCACAATCAGGAATAATTAGCTTGGGAAATGTGCCTATCAACCAGACTCCTTTAACAGACTTACCCCAGCACGTCGGACTAGTAACTCAGAATGTGCAATTATTCCAAACCACAGTTCGCAACAATCTCACCTTCTTTAACCAAAATATTAGCGACGAGCGCATCTATGAAACCTTAGAGATGTTGGGATTATCTGCATGGCTACATTCATTACCCAAAGACTTAGACACTGAATTGGGGCCTGATAGTAGCGGCTTATCAGCAGGACAAGCGCAATTATTAGCATTTGCCCGGGTTTTTCTGAAAGACCCTGGTCTTGTCATCTTAGATGAAGCATCCTCACGCCTCGATCCCATCACAGAAAAACTGATTGAAAAAGCTATAGATCGGCTATTAATTGGACGTACAGGCATCATTATCGCGCACCGATTAGCAACCGTACAAAGAGCAAATCAAATCCTCATTTTAGATAAAGGTCGGGTCAGCGAATATGGATTGCGAGACGAATTAATGCAAAATTCCCATTCCCGCTTTGCTCAATTACTCAAGACTGGTTTGACAGATTTATTAGTTTAA